One part of the Tachysurus fulvidraco isolate hzauxx_2018 chromosome 23, HZAU_PFXX_2.0, whole genome shotgun sequence genome encodes these proteins:
- the ncoa6 gene encoding nuclear receptor coactivator 6 isoform X5: MAQQPGPPEITWCTGSRGVTLSTEDDSGLEDRDDVCSNHGNSDLDWSQNPHGEKECTTIFVAFKGNLYDDDFQHKLDTILNGMPQMLSLGPERLAPQRVEPWNSVRVTFNIPREAAERLRLLAQNNQQQLRDLGILSVQIEGEGPINVAGGQNRVQEVRVNGPIGAPGQMRMDVGFPMQQGPAGMRMNNPSMVPSGPGMAPQGMVPGSSGQMHPRVPRPATQSDSMDPMMSGLALQQPQQLQHPQAPHGPPTPMGPQGHHIQAMQANRQLNPTALQQLQQQQQQHQQQQAQLAQLSGARGPFNPSNQMPVPPGWNQLPPGVLQPPPAQGSMPPNWRKAPPQGQIGQRPPSLASVQTPNHPPPPYPFGSQQAGQVFNAMAQQQQQTPGANQFAAPQPKVPQGVVGVGSRVPPPLPPVSASQSNLAAKSPGSSSSPFHQGSPGTPPMIGQGQLGPRPTTPQGFPQGVGSPGRAVLGQQGNVQPGFMGMPQHGQVPQGGMGGMPKRMPMGFSNVSQNYVQGPVTTSVAGTPTGGTLQLQSGQNMAHPGPQPSVSTPNHMQPNSLQSGGIGHHGGMPPQPPSTSGGGMGQPQSGLQTQMMGMQSQLQNQPVAPSQGQMVQGQAGGQTVLSRPINQGQRGMTPPKQLMPPQGQGMMQNQAQLGGGQGHQALLMQQQQQQQQQQPQHQHQQQASQQQNAMMEQMVANQMQGNKQAFGAKGQPAVMPGQMMRGPSPNLQGNMVQFQSQQQMTPQQQQQIAQLQQQQQQQLQQQQLQLQHQQPQQQQLQQQQLQQHQQQMAQQSQQIPVNGNPNQPLGMHGTQMRLPGHLVQQQLQQQLQQKQQQQHQQQQHMMQQLQQQQLQQQQQQQQAGQQHSHQLGDGTGSTGDLSQQQMLPDMQMQQQQQQGMMGGPQHMQVGNGHFPGHGMPFNSQFAGQMAIGGQTAGFPVNKDVTLTSPLLVNLLQSDISASQFGPGGKQGAGGVGGNQAKPKKKKPPRKKKPKAGEGQQSVEGIGGLDSAPQGLDDAELQGLGSDQGAGTDSSNSKLPEFSNRSGFSGQSGDQRVLQQMPFMAQQQQQQQQQQMQQMQQQQQLQQMQQQEQQQQQQIQQQQQQMQKQQMHMQISGQSGTPQSSQQGPHQIHPHHLQLQQQQMQQQQQQQQQQQQQQQQQQQQQQQPLTPQQQQQQQMMMMLKMQEQAKNRLPLQQSGHPQRTLVNPGDPAQRMPVSQQGNMPVMINLQGHGGVTPSPEKNRGMQPIVNSQLAAAARRMPHPEIGQGTTGMAPEDASGTANLQERSSVEMAPQAGNASQQNIVNQGPNSHLLKSVPSSVPQQPGASPQQPPQQAPMASSHNLHFPNAPSTSQSSRPKTPNRASPRPYHHPLTPTNRPPSTEPSEINLSPERLNASIAGLFPPKINIPLPPRQPNLTRGFDQQGLNPTTLKAIGQAPPNLASLNNSNSSGHNSVQQGYTQPNNAASTGAKQEKQTVGGQTKRASPSNSRRSSPASNRKTATPSPGRQKWAKNPLTSIANQQQMASSQTVMASASSVLPSPTTSISSVGTLDSQQILNPLQALPSNSDAMRESQGQVPQIDTRQITQVERDHSALRMANQRMPTQETKIQEPNMPSEQPSDELRQPQNPPLQEHGPAVSASFRDAPTSLNQLLDNMGHTSLSTKPPLVTPPVALVEQESQRISSTPQSIDSGLPLPTSEHEQKSKVGSMASPNVIQTSSLSPQSSMGVSSISPSLLTSTASNSILHPNPSLSSGTKPITSMSQTVLHRPTSSGSTQPKQITVFVTSNPISSAASTVSAVPPAIVSTVLAVPTKSIRSPDVHQSVSTQNRPQQFITGSVIFQVPSVSVPPSTNVVSQPVTMVGPIQVTANIQLSSAPCSTAASTLSASMATHSPVVSIATSQPGRAMIGQIQVQMPASPASSLNTVHPSQQKSISDAPVSKSSPVGQSSSLHSNTAPGVSPSVQQPLGSLPPCSSSGTTAVAHRSSLSQSPTTIAKSSPVQNVLVKTTPHSSDPYQMQQQTTNQSGKPIDTPSSQAPLQVITNATLSSPPPTPTAVPSAPQLSALVPTVSLSAPVHIPPPVSSCTVTPSPSQITPSSAVEPRGNSASSSPPITSMSAPPVPPNASVPPVTPATSTGPEVRSSPLLPAVEPQPSTVTETSLPESANTTVPAADIPAQPTQEQQQTVEAAPSVAEQGEARGHTEKVKGPSRRSSRAEKDTEEEVPDNGQRKRAARPGSASSNPGKAAGKPAESNTGASPTQAKRRKSK, encoded by the exons ATGGCGCAGCAGCCCGGCCCACCTGAGATCACCTGGTGTACAGGTTCTCGTGGGGTCACTCTGAGCACAGAGGACGACTCCGGATTGGAGGACAGAGATGACGTGTGCAGTAATCATGGAAACAGTGACTTGGATTGGTCTCAGAATCCACATGGAGAAAAGGAATGCACCACGATCTTTGTCGCATTCAAGGGAAACCTTTATGATGATGACTTTCAGCACAAGCTTGACACCATCTTGAATGGGATGCCCCAGATGCTCTCATTGG GTCCTGAGAGGCTGGCACCCCAGCGAGTGGAGCCTTGGAACAGCGTGCGAGTCACATTTAATATCCCCAGAGAAGCTGCTGAACGCCTCCGACTCCTCGCTCAAAACAACCAGCAGCAGCTCCGGGACTTGGGGATCCTATCAGTGCAAATTGAAG GTGAAGGACCCATCAATGTGGCAGGTGGGCAAAACCGAGTTCAGGAAGTCAGAGTAAACGGACCTATTGGGGCACCGGGTCAGATGAGGATGGATGTTGGGTTTCCTATGCAACAAGGCCCTG CTGGAATGCGGATGAACAATCCATCAATGGTGCCCTCTGGCCCTGGCATGGCTCCACAGGGTATGGTACCTGGCAGTAGTGGACAGATGCACCCGAGGGTACCGAGGCCAGCAACACAATCGG ATTCCATGGACCCCATGATGTCTGGACTCGCTTTGCAGCAGCCGCAGCAGCTCCAACACCCACAGGCACCTCATGGCCCACCCACTCCTATGGGTCCACAGGGACATCACATACAGGCAATGCAAGCAAACCGGCAGCTCAATCCGACAGCCCTTCAACAActacagcagcaacagcagcagcatcaaCAACAGCAGGCTCAGTTAGCTCAGTTGAGTGGTGCTCGTGGCCCATTTAACCCTTCAAACCAGATGCCTGTCCCTCCTGGTTGGAACCAGTTACCACCAGGAGTTCTTCAGCCACCACCTGCTCAGGGGTCTATGCCTCCAAATTGGAGAAAAGCTCCTCCGCAAGGTCAAATAGGACAGCGACCTCCTTCTTTGGCATCTGTGCAAACACCAAACCATCCTCCGCCACCATATCCCTTTGGTAGCCAGCAGGCTGGGCAGGTTTTTAATGCCATGGctcagcaacagcagcagaCACCAGGGGCAAACCAGTTTGCAGCCCCTCAGCCCAAAGTTCCCCAAGGAGTTGTGGGTGTTGGATCAAGGGTGCCTCCTCCTTTGCCTCCTGTGTCTGCTTCCCAGAGCAACCTTGCTGCTAAGTCCCCTGGATCCTCATCTTCACCATTTCATCAAGGTTCACCTGGAACCCCACCTATGATTGGACAAGGTCAGCTAGGACCACGTCCAACAACTCCCCAGGGGTTCCCGCAGGGAGTTGGGTCCCCAGGCAGGGCTGTGTTAGGGCAGCAGGGTAATGTTCAGCCAGGGTTTATGGGAATGCCTCAGCATGGCCAGGTTCCCCAAGGAGGCATGGGAG GTATGCCAAAACGAATGCCAATGGGTTTCTCAAATGTAAGTCAGAACTATGTCCAAGGACCAGTTACCACAAGTGTGGCAGGAACGCCCACAGGTGGTACCCTTCAGCTTCAAAGTGGCCAAAATATGGCTCATCCAG GTCCACAACCTTCAGTATCAACACCAAACCACATGCAGCCCAATTCCCTACAATCTGGTGGAATTGGCCATCATGGTGGAATGCCTCCTCAGCCTCCATCCACCTCAGGTGGTGGTATGGGCCAACCACAGTCAGGTCTACAGACCCAAATGATGGGCATGCAGTCCCAGCTTCAAAATCAGCCTGTAGCCCCCTCTCAAGGTCAGATGGTGCAAGGCCAGGCAGGAGGTCAAACTGTCCTGTCCCGGCCCATAAATCAAGGACAGAGAGGGATGACCCCTCCTAAACAGTTAATGCCTCCACAGGGACAAGGGATGATGCAGAACCAGGCCCAGCTTGGTGGAGGGCAGGGGCACCAAGCATTActgatgcagcagcagcagcaacaacaacaacagcagcccCAGCACCAACACCAGCAACAAGCATCACAGCAGCAAAATGCTATGATGGAACAGATGGTAGCCAACCAAATGCAAGGTAACAAGCAAGCTTTTGGGGCCAAAGGTCAACCAGCTGTTATGCCAGGCCAAATGATGCGAGGCCCATCACCTAATTTGCAAGGTAACATGGTGCAGTTTCAGTCGCAGCAACAAATGACTccacagcaacagcagcaaatTGCTCAGttgcaacaacagcagcagcagcagttgcagcagcagcagcttcaaCTGCAACACCAACAGCCACAACAACAGCagttacagcagcagcagctacagcagcatcagcagcaaATGGCACAACAGTCCCAGCAGATCCCGGTGAACGGTAATCCCAACCAACCATTAGGGATGCATGGTACTCAGATGCGACTTCCAGGACATTTGGTCcagcagcagctccagcagcagcttcagcaaaaacaacagcaacaacatcaGCAACAGCAACACATGATGCAACAGCTACAGCAGCAACAgctacagcagcagcaacagcagcagcaggcgGGCCAACAACACTCACATCAGCTTGGAGACGGCACTGGAAGCACAGGTGATCTGAGCCAACAGCAGATGCTCCCTGACATGCAAatgcaacagcagcagcagcagggtATGATGGGAGGGCCTCAACACATGCAGGTGGGCAATGGACATTTTCCTGGTCATGGCATGCCTTTCAATTCTCAGTTTGCTGGCCAGATGGCCATTGGTGGACAAACAGCTGGGTTTCCAGTGAATAAGGATGTGACCTTGACTAGTCCTTTATTAGTTAACCTACTTCAGAGTGACATTTCTGCCAGCCAGTTTGGACCAGGTGGAAAACAAGGAGCTGGTGGGGTTGGTGGTAACCAGGCGAAAccaaaaaagaagaaacctcCTCGTAAGAAGAAACCCAAAGCTGGCGAGGGGCAACAGTCTGTAGAAGGCATTGG TGGTTTGGATTCGGCTCCACAAGGGTTGGATGATGCAGAGTTGCAAGGTTTGGGTAGTGATCAAGGAGCCGGCACAGATTCTTCCAACTCAAAGCTCCCTGAATTTTCTAACCGGTCAG GCTTTTCTGGACAATCAGGAGATCAAAGGGTTTTGCAGCAAATGCCATTCAtggctcagcagcagcagcagcaacagcagcagcagatgcaacaaatgcagcagcagcagcagttacAACAAATGCAACAGCaagaacaacagcagcagcagcaaatacagcagcagcagcaacaaatgCAAAAGCAACAGATGCATATGCAAATTTCTGGTCAATCCGGAACACCACAAAGTTCACAACAAGGACCACATCAAATCCATCCGCATCACTTACAGCTTCAACAGCAGcaaatgcagcagcagcagcaacaacaacaacaacaacaacaacaacaacaacagcagcagcagcagcagcagcaaccactgacaccacaacagcagcagcaacaacagatgatgatgatgcttaAAATGCAGGAACAAGCAAAGAATCGTCTCCCACTTCAACAAAGTGGCCATCCCCAAAGAACTCTTGTTAATCCTGGTGATCCTGCACAACGAATGCCTGTATCCCAACAAGGAAACATGCCTGTAATGATCAATTTACAAGGGCATGGAGGTGTCACACCCTctccagaaaaaaacagaggcaTGCAGCCAATAGTAAATTCGCAGTTGGCTGCTGCAGCTAGAAGAATGCCCCATCCAGAAATTGGGCAGGGAACCACAGGAATGGCACCAGAGGATGCATCAGGCACTGCTAATTTGCAGGAAAGGTCATCAGTTGAAATGGCGCCTCAAGCAGGGAATGCCAGTCAACAAAATATTGTCAACCAAGGTCCTAATTCTCATTTGTTGAAGTCTGTACCTTCATCTGTCCCTCAGCAACCAGGAGCAAGTCCACAGCAACCACCCCAGCAAGCACCAATGGCCAGCTCACACAACCTCCACTTTCCTAATGCTCCTTCAACTTCCCAAAGTTCCCGCCCTAAGACACCAAACCGTGCCAGTCCTAGACCATATCACCATCCCTTAACCCCCACCAACCGTCCACCCAGCACTGAGCCGTCAGAGATAAATCTCTCTCCTGAGAGACTGAATGCATCAATTGCTGGTCTTTTCCCCCCAAAGATTAACATCCCTCTGCCACCCCGACAGCCTAACTTAACTCGAGGTTTTGATCAACAAGGTCTAAACCCTACCACTTTGAAAGCTATTGGACAAGCTCCACCAAATCTTGCATCTCTTAACAACAGTAACTCTAGTGGCCATAATAGTGTTCAACAGGGTTATACACAACCTAATAATGCTGCCAGTACAGGTGCAAAGCAAGAAAAACAGACGGTTGGAGGGCAAACAAAGCGAGCTAGTCCCAGTAACAGTCGACGATCTAGTCCTGCCTCAAATAGAAAAACGGCCACTCCTAGCCCAGGAAGACAGAAGTGGGCAAAGAACCCCCTAACCTCCATAGCAAATCAACAACAAATGGCCAGTTCCCAAACCGTAATGGCCAGTGCTTCTTCGGTCCTCCCAAGTCCCACTACATCTATATCATCAGTAGGCACACTTGATTCTCAGCAAATTCTAAACCCTCTGCAAGCACTGCCTAGTAACTCGGATGCAATGAGAGAGAGCCAGGGGCAGGTACCACAGATAGACACGCGTCAGATTACACAAGTGGAAAGAGATCATTCTGCCCTCAGAATGGCAAATCAACGCATGCCAACCCAGGAAACAAAAATTCAAGAACCTAATATGCCATCTGAGCAACCATCAGATGAGCTGCGTCAACCTCAGAATCCACCACTGCAGGAGCATGGTCCGGCTGTTTCAGCATCTTTTAGAGATGCCCCAACATCCCTCAATCAGTTGCTAGATAATATGGGCCACACATCCTTGTCCACAAAGCCACCCCTGGTTACTCCGCCAGTTGCTTTGGTGGAACAAGAGAGTCAACGTATCTCCTCTACTCCACAGAGCATTGATAGTGGGCTGCCTTTGCCCACTAGTGAACATGAACAAAAATCTAAGGTTGGTTCAATGGCTAGCCCAAATGTGATCCAGACTAGTAGTCTAAGCCCACAGTCATCAATGGGTGTATCCAGTATTAGCCCAAGTTTGCTTACTAGCACTGCTTCAAATTCCATTTTACATCCCAACCCTTCCCTTAGTTCCGGTACTAAACCTATTACAAGTATGTCTCAAACAGTCTTGCATAGACCTACATCATCAGGGTCCACTCAGCCAAAACAAATAACTGTTTTTGTAACATCCAATCCCATTAGTTCTGCTGCTAGCACAGTATCTGCAGTGCCTCCAGCCATCGTCTCAACAGTGCTTGCAGTACCTACTAAGAGCATAAGATCTCCAGATGTGCACCAGTCTGTTTCTACTCAAAATCGCCctcaacagtttataacaggATCCGTCATTTTCCAAGTCCCATCTGTTTCTGTACCACCAAGCACCAATGTGGTTTCTCAGCCTGTCACTATGGTTGGGCCCATACAGGTAACTGCCAACATTCAATTATCTTCTGCTCCATGTTCAACTGCAGCTTCTACTCTATCTGCCTCTATGGCAACACATTCCCCTGTTGTAAGCATAGCCACAAGTCAGCCAGGTCGTGCCATGATTGGACAAATTCAAGTGCAAATGCCTGCAAGTCCAGCATCTTCTCTAAACACAGTCCACCCTTCTCAGCAAAAGAGCATTTCTGATGCCCCGGTCTCAAAATCAAGTCCTGTAGGACAATCATCCTCTTTACATTCTAACACAGCTCCAGGTGTTTCTCCATCTGTTCAACAACCTCTAGGATCTTTGCCTCCCTGTTCCAGCTCAGGGACTACTGCTGTTGCCCACAGGAGTTCCCTCTCACAATCACCAACAACTATTGCCAAGAGCAGTCCAGTCCAAAATGTTCTGGTCAAGACCACCCCCCACAGTAGTGACCCCTATCAGATGCAACAGCAGACTACAAACCAGTCAGGAAAACCTATAGACACTCCATCATCTCAAGCCCCTCTTCAAGTGATTACAAATGCAACACTTTCTAGTCCACCACCTACTCCGACAGCCGTCCCATCTGCACCTCAGCTGTCAGCACTAGTACCTACAGTTTCTTTGTCTGCACCTGTGCACATTCCTCCACCTGTTTCCTCTTGCACCGTCACACCCAGTCCTTCACAGATCACTCCCAGTTCTGCTGTGGAACCTCGAGGCAATTCTGCTTCAAGTTCTCCACCGATCACAAGTATGTCTGCACCACCTGTACCACCTAATGCTTCAGTCCCACCAGTGACCCCGGCGACATCCACTGGTCCTGAAGTAAGGTCATCTCCACTACTTCCAGCTGTGGAACCACAACCATCCACAGTAACGGAGACAAGCTTGCCCGAGTCAGCAAACACCACGGTGCCTGCCGCAGATATTCCAG CTCAGCCTACAcaggaacaacaacaaactg TAGAGGCAGCACCCTCTGTGGCAGAACAAGG ggAAGCAAGAGGCCATACCGAAAAGGTAAAAGGCCCCAGCCGAAGGAGCTCACGAGCCGAGAAGGACACTGAAGAGGAAGTGCCTGACAacggacagagaaagagagcagcCAGACCGGGGTCAGCATCTTCTAACCCCGGGAAAGCTGCAGGTAAACCTGCAG aATCTAACACTGGAGCAAGTCCCACGCAGGCCAAGCGAAGGAAGTCGAAGTGA